GACGGTTCCGTGATGCCCGTCATGCGTTTTCTTCCAAAACCTTAATCTCTTCCTTGAATTCTGTGACATCTTTGAATTCATGGTAGACAGACGCAAAGCGGATATAGGCAACTTTATCGATTTGCCGGAGTCTGTGGATGACTTCTTCACCAATAAAGGAGGATTTGACTTCAGATAAACCCAGTTGTTCAATTTTCTGTTCAATTTCCCAGGCAATATTCTGGATGATTTTTAGCGAGACAGGCCGTTTGGTACAGGAAAGCTGAATACTG
This window of the Candidatus Neomarinimicrobiota bacterium genome carries:
- the nrdR gene encoding transcriptional regulator NrdR, giving the protein MKCPQCDQPDTRVIDSRPLTKEIGIRRRRECPACGYRFTTYEYIALSPVLVIKSNGTREEFNREKLMHSIQLSCTKRPVSLKIIQNIAWEIEQKIEQLGLSEVKSSFIGEEVIHRLRQIDKVAYIRFASVYHEFKDVTEFKEEIKVLEENA